In Sphingobium amiense, a genomic segment contains:
- a CDS encoding transposase yields the protein MEQEIDGSGGVENGRRRRWTLEEKRAVVELSLDPACSMAEVAACFDVLPAQIYAWRRELREMAEDAAREDRAMFLPAVIEPTSVPAVLLEPEAANARLLPDAVVQVAMEVRGVPVMVAHGASSTLVASVIAALLRAR from the coding sequence GTGGAGCAAGAGATCGACGGCAGTGGCGGCGTGGAGAACGGGCGCCGACGGCGCTGGACGCTGGAAGAGAAGCGCGCGGTGGTGGAGCTGTCGCTCGATCCGGCGTGCAGCATGGCGGAGGTGGCCGCGTGTTTCGATGTCCTTCCGGCCCAGATATATGCCTGGCGCCGCGAGTTGCGCGAGATGGCGGAGGACGCGGCGCGCGAGGACAGGGCGATGTTCCTGCCGGCGGTCATCGAGCCGACATCGGTGCCGGCGGTGCTGCTCGAACCGGAGGCCGCGAACGCGCGGCTGCTGCCGGACGCGGTGGTGCAGGTCGCAATGGAAGTGCGCGGCGTGCCAGTGATGGTCGCCCACGGCGCAAGTTCGACGCTGGTCGCCTCGGTAATCGCAGCGCTGCTGAGGGCGCGATGA
- a CDS encoding efflux RND transporter periplasmic adaptor subunit: protein MPTVIATRTSIPSCPGTSPRSPGATPPLKTLDRHVSATWVWDDGYVEIDVSAKSPGRIREILVDEGAFVQAGQVVAHMDTDVLSAQRAEAEAQLAQALNGIQIATSQVAQQQSNRAAALAGVRQREAELNAARKRLARSETLAREGATAVQERDDDQARVEGAAAAVEAARAQLAAVDAAITTARNQVIGARSQVDAVRATIQRIEADIRDSDLKAPTAGRVQYRVAQPGEVVGGGGRVLNLVNLGDVYMTFFLPETVAGKVALGSDVRIVLDALPDRAIPAKVSFVADVAQFTPKTVETQSERQKLMFRVKAQIDRKLLDRYITQVKTGLPGMAYVRIDPKSEWPAKLTVNVPQ, encoded by the coding sequence TTGCCAACGGTCATAGCAACAAGGACCTCGATTCCCTCATGCCCTGGCACTTCCCCAAGATCGCCGGGCGCAACGCCCCCTCTTAAGACGCTTGACCGGCACGTTTCCGCCACGTGGGTCTGGGATGACGGATACGTTGAAATCGACGTTTCCGCCAAATCGCCCGGCCGCATCCGCGAAATCCTGGTCGACGAAGGCGCGTTCGTGCAGGCGGGGCAAGTCGTCGCCCATATGGATACGGACGTGCTGAGTGCCCAGAGGGCCGAAGCCGAAGCGCAACTGGCGCAGGCGCTGAACGGCATCCAGATCGCGACCAGCCAGGTCGCGCAGCAGCAGAGCAACCGGGCGGCGGCTCTCGCCGGCGTCCGCCAGCGTGAGGCGGAGCTGAACGCGGCGCGCAAGCGGCTGGCGCGATCGGAAACGCTGGCGCGAGAAGGTGCGACCGCCGTGCAGGAACGGGATGACGATCAGGCCCGCGTCGAAGGCGCGGCGGCGGCAGTGGAGGCCGCTCGCGCCCAACTCGCGGCCGTCGACGCGGCGATCACGACGGCGCGCAACCAGGTGATCGGCGCGCGTTCGCAGGTCGATGCCGTGCGCGCCACCATCCAGCGGATCGAGGCCGATATCCGCGACAGCGACCTCAAGGCGCCGACGGCCGGCCGCGTGCAATATCGCGTCGCCCAGCCGGGCGAAGTCGTGGGTGGCGGCGGGCGCGTGCTCAACCTGGTCAATCTGGGCGACGTCTACATGACCTTCTTCCTGCCGGAAACGGTCGCGGGCAAGGTGGCGCTGGGCAGCGATGTACGCATCGTGCTCGATGCGCTTCCGGATCGTGCGATCCCTGCGAAAGTCAGCTTCGTTGCCGATGTGGCCCAGTTCACGCCCAAGACGGTGGAGACGCAAAGCGAGCGCCAGAAACTGATGTTCCGCGTGAAGGCGCAGATCGATCGCAAGTTGCTCGATCGCTATATCACCCAGGTCAAGACCGGCCTTCCGGGCATGGCCTATGTGCGGATCGATCCGAAATCCGAATGGCCCGCGAAACTGACCGTCAACGTGCCGCAATGA
- the tnpC gene encoding IS66 family transposase yields MEDALAAARDEVKRLNDILDQFKRHRFGQSAERLDPDQYQLVLEELEAALSRAEAGLEALIDQADATGETKRRRRNNRGALPAHLERIEQVVDIEDKQCACCGNDLHVIGEDVTERLDVVPTIFRVLVTRRPRYGCRGCDEGGVTQAPAPSFIVDQGLPTDALVAQVIVARYADHLPLYRQAQIYARQGIDLDRATLADWVGRVGWWLTPLRQHLLAELRSSVKLFADETRMPVLAPGTGKTKSGQLWAYARDDRPWGGLAPPAVVYMYAAGRGGMHPIDHLGDFAGVLQVDGYAGYNEIKRRNGVTLAFCLLHARRKFYDFREKEPVADEVLRRFSAIYKIEATLRDTSPEARFEGRQLILKPLFDNLRDYLSKNLGRFSAKGKMAEAINYMLNHWQQLTYCLLDGRVELDTNTVERSIRPIALSRRNSLFAGSDAGADNWAVLASLLETCKLSDVDPLAWLTATLTKLANGHSNKDLDSLMPWHFPKIAGRNAPS; encoded by the coding sequence ATGGAGGACGCGCTCGCGGCCGCCCGCGATGAGGTCAAGCGCCTCAACGACATTCTCGACCAGTTCAAGCGCCACCGTTTCGGCCAGAGCGCCGAGCGGCTCGATCCCGACCAGTACCAGCTCGTGCTCGAAGAGCTCGAAGCTGCCTTGTCGCGCGCCGAGGCCGGGCTCGAAGCGCTGATCGACCAGGCTGACGCGACCGGCGAGACAAAGCGCCGCCGCCGCAACAACCGTGGAGCGCTGCCCGCCCATCTCGAGCGTATCGAGCAGGTCGTCGACATCGAAGACAAGCAGTGTGCCTGCTGCGGCAACGATCTTCATGTCATCGGCGAGGACGTCACCGAGCGCCTCGACGTCGTGCCCACCATCTTCCGCGTGCTGGTCACCCGCCGTCCGCGCTATGGCTGCCGCGGCTGCGACGAGGGCGGCGTCACCCAGGCGCCGGCGCCAAGCTTCATCGTCGATCAGGGCCTGCCCACCGACGCGCTCGTCGCCCAGGTCATCGTCGCGCGCTACGCCGATCACCTTCCGCTTTACCGGCAAGCCCAGATCTACGCCCGCCAGGGGATCGATCTCGACCGGGCAACGCTCGCCGACTGGGTCGGGCGCGTCGGATGGTGGCTGACTCCGCTCAGGCAGCATCTGCTCGCCGAGCTGCGAAGTTCGGTGAAGCTGTTCGCCGACGAGACGCGCATGCCCGTGCTGGCGCCCGGGACCGGCAAGACCAAGAGCGGCCAGCTGTGGGCCTATGCCCGCGACGATCGGCCATGGGGCGGACTCGCGCCGCCCGCCGTCGTCTACATGTACGCCGCCGGCCGCGGCGGCATGCATCCGATCGACCATCTCGGCGACTTCGCCGGGGTGCTCCAGGTGGACGGCTATGCCGGCTACAATGAGATCAAGCGCCGCAATGGCGTCACCCTCGCATTCTGCCTGCTTCACGCGCGGCGCAAGTTCTACGATTTCCGCGAAAAGGAGCCCGTTGCCGACGAGGTGCTCCGTCGCTTCTCGGCGATCTACAAGATCGAGGCGACGCTCAGGGACACCTCGCCCGAGGCGCGGTTCGAAGGGCGGCAGCTGATACTGAAGCCGCTGTTCGATAACCTGCGCGACTATCTCTCGAAGAACCTCGGCCGGTTCAGCGCCAAGGGCAAGATGGCCGAAGCGATCAACTATATGCTCAACCACTGGCAGCAGCTCACCTATTGCCTGCTCGACGGCCGCGTCGAGCTCGATACCAACACGGTCGAAAGAAGCATCCGCCCGATTGCCCTGTCGCGCCGCAACTCGTTGTTCGCCGGCAGCGATGCCGGGGCAGACAATTGGGCGGTGCTCGCCAGCCTTCTCGAAACGTGCAAACTCTCGGACGTCGATCCGCTCGCCTGGCTCACCGCCACCCTCACCAAGCTTGCCAACGGTCATAGCAACAAGGACCTCGATTCCCTCATGCCCTGGCACTTCCCCAAGATCGCCGGGCGCAACGCCCCCTCTTAA
- the lptB gene encoding LPS export ABC transporter ATP-binding protein, with product MGPVAVERAPTVLSIAGIEKSFGKRKVLDDVALEVRAGEIVGLLGPNGAGKTLCFYAIAGLMSVDAGRIEIGGQDVTALPMDRRAKLGLGYLPQEGSIFRGMTAAENIAAVLELHIADRDVAAARLDELLAEFNIAHIRDVPAQRLSGGERRRCEIARAMAAAPSVILLDEPFAGIDPMSIADVKAMVRKLKREGVAILLTDHNVHEMLELVERAYIIDQGRMLFEGGPEAVLDNPEVRHRYLGEGFRM from the coding sequence ATCGGACCGGTCGCAGTCGAGCGCGCGCCGACGGTTCTTTCGATCGCCGGGATCGAGAAGTCCTTTGGCAAGCGGAAGGTGCTTGACGATGTCGCGCTCGAAGTGCGGGCAGGCGAAATCGTGGGGCTTCTGGGGCCAAACGGGGCCGGCAAGACGCTCTGCTTCTATGCGATTGCCGGCCTGATGAGCGTGGATGCCGGCAGGATCGAGATTGGCGGTCAGGATGTCACCGCGCTTCCCATGGATCGAAGAGCGAAGCTGGGCCTCGGCTATCTTCCCCAGGAAGGATCGATCTTCCGCGGCATGACGGCTGCGGAGAATATCGCGGCCGTGCTCGAACTGCATATCGCCGATCGCGATGTAGCTGCCGCGCGGCTCGATGAACTTCTTGCCGAGTTCAATATCGCCCACATTCGCGACGTTCCCGCACAGCGGTTGTCCGGCGGGGAACGCAGGCGCTGCGAGATCGCCAGGGCCATGGCGGCAGCGCCCTCGGTCATCCTGCTCGATGAACCGTTCGCGGGCATCGATCCCATGTCGATCGCCGACGTCAAGGCGATGGTGCGAAAGCTCAAGCGAGAAGGCGTGGCGATCCTTCTGACCGACCACAATGTGCATGAGATGCTCGAACTGGTCGAGCGGGCCTATATCATCGATCAGGGCAGGATGCTGTTCGAGGGCGGCCCAGAAGCGGTACTCGACAACCCCGAAGTCCGGCATCGCTATCTTGGCGAGGGCTTCAGGATGTGA
- a CDS encoding TetR/AcrR family transcriptional regulator — MKDDGAASGTGSRLPARDPRGGRPPQEVAARLGHHILETALAQFIAGGVEGTSMEAIAAAAQTSKRTLYSRFGSKLALLVAAMEHGLARYLDPIAASVPRGSTRKKIAYIARRMLDLSLQGDVVGIEALIIWLANHNPGMMRAQPAIGTQFGIDLMQTILAEASEPNSEEAGDLPFLAAFLFDALVTVPRQRILQRHDLHNTTRTKAAYIERALDLMAKAIPFLNEGRGNRLTS; from the coding sequence ATGAAAGATGACGGCGCCGCATCGGGAACCGGCTCGCGTCTGCCTGCCCGCGATCCCAGGGGAGGAAGGCCGCCACAGGAGGTCGCAGCCCGGCTTGGACATCATATCCTCGAGACGGCGCTTGCCCAATTCATCGCCGGCGGCGTCGAGGGTACGAGTATGGAAGCTATCGCCGCCGCCGCACAGACATCGAAGCGAACGCTCTATTCCCGCTTCGGCTCAAAGCTCGCCCTGCTCGTCGCCGCCATGGAACACGGCCTTGCCCGCTATCTCGATCCGATCGCGGCATCGGTCCCTCGAGGAAGCACCCGCAAAAAAATCGCCTATATCGCTCGCAGGATGCTCGACCTGTCGCTTCAAGGCGATGTCGTGGGCATCGAAGCGCTCATCATCTGGCTGGCAAACCACAATCCGGGCATGATGCGGGCACAGCCCGCGATCGGCACCCAGTTCGGCATCGATCTGATGCAGACGATCCTTGCCGAGGCGAGCGAACCGAACAGCGAGGAAGCAGGCGATCTTCCGTTCCTCGCTGCTTTTCTCTTCGACGCGCTGGTCACCGTGCCGCGCCAGCGCATCCTGCAGCGCCATGATCTGCACAACACCACCCGGACAAAGGCTGCCTATATCGAGCGAGCGCTCGACCTCATGGCAAAGGCCATTCCGTTCCTGAACGAAGGGCGCGGTAACCGCCTCACATCCTGA
- a CDS encoding ABC transporter permease: protein MRHAANIYRLGIKELRSLWRDPMMLFLILYSFSVGIYVAATAMPETLHKAPIAIVDEDQSQLSSRITGAFYPPHFTPPSIVGLNEVDKGLDAGRYTFALDIPPDFQRDVLAGRQPGLQLNVDATRMSQAFTGGGYIQQIVQGEVAEFMKGTRASTPVPVELALRVRFNPTLAQSWFGAVMEIINSVTMLSIVLTGAALIREREHGTIEHLLVMPVTPFEIMASKVWAMGLVVLVACAFALFAMVEGVLSVPVEGSIALFLAGAGLHLFATTSIGIFMGTIARSMPQFGLLLMLVLLPLQMLSGGSTPRESMPEFVQTVMLAAPTTHFVKMAQAILYRGAGFDVVWPQFLAIIAIGAIFFAIALARFRRTIGTMA, encoded by the coding sequence ATGCGCCACGCGGCCAACATCTACCGGCTCGGCATCAAGGAACTGCGCAGCCTGTGGCGCGATCCGATGATGCTGTTCCTGATCCTCTATTCGTTCTCGGTGGGGATCTACGTCGCGGCAACCGCCATGCCGGAAACGCTGCACAAGGCGCCTATCGCGATCGTCGATGAAGACCAGTCGCAGCTTTCCAGCCGGATAACCGGCGCCTTTTATCCGCCGCACTTCACGCCCCCTTCGATCGTGGGACTGAACGAAGTGGACAAGGGGCTGGATGCCGGGCGCTATACGTTCGCTCTCGACATCCCGCCCGATTTTCAGCGAGACGTACTTGCGGGACGCCAACCCGGCTTGCAGCTCAACGTTGACGCTACGCGGATGAGCCAGGCTTTCACGGGCGGCGGCTACATCCAGCAGATCGTGCAGGGCGAAGTTGCCGAATTCATGAAAGGCACGCGTGCGAGCACGCCGGTCCCGGTCGAGCTGGCGCTGCGCGTGCGGTTCAATCCTACGCTGGCGCAAAGCTGGTTCGGCGCGGTCATGGAAATCATCAACAGCGTCACCATGCTGTCGATCGTGCTGACGGGCGCGGCCCTGATCCGCGAGCGCGAGCACGGCACGATCGAACATTTGCTGGTGATGCCGGTGACGCCATTCGAGATCATGGCCAGCAAGGTCTGGGCCATGGGGCTCGTTGTCCTGGTCGCCTGCGCTTTCGCGCTTTTCGCGATGGTGGAAGGGGTACTGTCCGTTCCCGTCGAAGGGTCGATCGCGCTGTTCCTCGCCGGAGCGGGGCTGCACCTGTTCGCCACGACCTCCATCGGCATCTTCATGGGGACGATCGCGCGCTCCATGCCGCAGTTCGGCTTGTTGCTGATGCTGGTGCTGCTGCCGTTGCAGATGTTGTCCGGCGGTTCGACGCCGCGCGAAAGCATGCCTGAGTTCGTCCAGACGGTCATGTTGGCCGCGCCCACCACCCATTTCGTGAAGATGGCGCAGGCCATCCTTTACCGGGGCGCGGGCTTTGACGTGGTCTGGCCCCAGTTCCTGGCTATCATTGCTATCGGCGCGATCTTCTTCGCCATTGCGTTGGCGAGGTTCCGGCGAACCATCGGCACGATGGCGTGA
- the tnpB gene encoding IS66 family insertion sequence element accessory protein TnpB (TnpB, as the term is used for proteins encoded by IS66 family insertion elements, is considered an accessory protein, since TnpC, encoded by a neighboring gene, is a DDE family transposase.): MIGPGSDAKVLIYTKPIDFRCGIDTLVAKVQHELSQDPWRGVAYIFRSKRKDRLKILWFDGTGIWLMTKRAEAAEGFAWPPAVDGSFSITAAQMAALTSGMDWRRHRAPRRVNPPKIEGFADA; encoded by the coding sequence ATGATCGGGCCGGGCAGCGACGCCAAGGTGCTGATCTACACCAAGCCGATCGATTTCCGCTGCGGCATCGACACGCTGGTGGCCAAGGTCCAGCACGAGTTGAGCCAGGATCCGTGGCGCGGAGTCGCCTATATTTTTCGTTCCAAGAGGAAGGACAGGCTGAAGATTCTGTGGTTCGACGGCACCGGCATCTGGCTGATGACCAAGCGCGCCGAGGCCGCCGAAGGATTCGCCTGGCCGCCGGCGGTCGATGGCAGTTTTTCGATCACGGCGGCGCAGATGGCAGCACTCACCTCGGGCATGGACTGGCGTCGGCACCGCGCGCCAAGGCGCGTAAATCCGCCTAAAATCGAGGGTTTCGCTGATGCGTGA
- the rbbA gene encoding ribosome-associated ATPase/putative transporter RbbA, giving the protein MTEAVARVSGVSLHYGKVLALDDVNLEIPAGRMVAMIGPDGVGKSSLFSLIAGARAIQEGRVEVLGGDMAEARHRNAVCPRIAYMPQGLGKNLYPTLSIDENLEFFGRLFGQDAAERERRIADLTESTGLAPFRKRPAGKLSGGMKQKLGLCCALIHDPDFLLLDEPTTGVDPMSRAQFWDLIDRIRANRPHMSVLVATAYMEEAERFDWLIAMDAGKVLATGTAADFYARTGEQSLEQAFISMLPEERRRGHKPVEIPPRSDGGEAEIAIEAQGLTMRFGDFTAVDHVDFRIERGEIFGFLGSNGCGKSTTMKMLTGLLKASEGQAWLFGREVENDDMATRRRVGYMSQAFSLYSELTVRQNLELHAQLFHVPAEDVPARVREMAQRFGLDGIMDALPGALPLGQRQRLSLAVAMIHKPEMLILDEPTSGVDPIARDQFWQMMIDLSRRDKVTIFISTHFMNEAERCDRISLMHAGKVLVSDTPAAIVENRGAADLEEAFIAYLQDASGETPTEKRDDPVPAGAPAAADQDISAAPARSPWFMRRRMMSYARREGLELRRDPIRATLALLGSVILMFIMGYGISMDVEDLPFAVLDRDGTTTSENYVLNLAGSRYFIERPPITDYSQLDRRMRSGELSVALEIPPNFARDLRRGVPVQIGVWVDGAMPQRAETVQGYVQALHAHWLSEMAVQETGARPSMGLVNIELRYRYNPDVKSLVAIAPAVIPMMLLLFPAMLTALSVVREKELGSIVNFYVTPISKVEFLLGKQLPYVALAMLNYVLLVFLAVTMFGVPLTGSFLAMTLGALFYTLSATAIGLLFSIFMRSQIAAMFATAIGTILPAVQFSGLINPVSSLEGAGAVIGSIYPATWFVTICRGVFSKGLGFADLWPDLLVLFATFPVILALCVALLRKQES; this is encoded by the coding sequence ATGACGGAAGCTGTCGCCCGCGTTTCGGGCGTGAGCCTGCATTACGGCAAGGTGCTGGCGCTCGATGATGTGAATCTTGAAATCCCCGCCGGGCGCATGGTGGCGATGATCGGCCCGGACGGCGTCGGCAAGTCCAGCCTGTTTTCCCTGATCGCGGGCGCGCGAGCCATCCAGGAGGGCCGGGTCGAGGTGCTGGGCGGCGACATGGCCGAGGCCCGCCACCGCAACGCCGTGTGTCCGCGCATCGCCTATATGCCGCAGGGGCTGGGCAAGAACCTCTATCCTACGCTCTCCATCGACGAAAATCTCGAATTCTTCGGGCGGTTGTTCGGGCAGGACGCGGCCGAACGCGAGCGCCGCATTGCCGACCTCACCGAAAGCACGGGCCTCGCGCCGTTCCGCAAGCGCCCGGCGGGCAAGCTTTCGGGCGGCATGAAGCAGAAGCTCGGCTTGTGCTGCGCGCTCATCCACGATCCCGATTTCCTGCTGCTGGATGAGCCGACAACCGGCGTCGATCCCATGTCGCGCGCGCAATTCTGGGATCTGATCGACCGCATCCGCGCGAACCGCCCGCACATGAGCGTGCTGGTCGCCACGGCCTATATGGAAGAGGCCGAACGCTTCGACTGGCTGATCGCGATGGACGCGGGAAAGGTGCTGGCCACCGGCACCGCAGCCGACTTCTATGCACGCACCGGCGAACAGTCGCTGGAACAGGCGTTTATCTCGATGCTTCCCGAGGAGCGCCGCCGCGGGCACAAGCCGGTGGAAATTCCGCCGCGCAGCGACGGCGGCGAGGCCGAGATCGCCATCGAGGCGCAGGGGCTCACCATGCGTTTCGGCGATTTCACGGCAGTCGATCATGTCGATTTTCGCATCGAGCGCGGCGAGATCTTTGGATTCCTCGGCTCCAACGGCTGCGGCAAGTCAACCACCATGAAGATGCTGACCGGCCTGCTGAAAGCCAGCGAAGGCCAGGCCTGGCTGTTCGGCCGCGAGGTCGAGAATGACGACATGGCGACGCGCCGGCGCGTCGGCTATATGAGCCAGGCCTTCTCGCTCTACTCGGAACTGACGGTCCGGCAGAACCTCGAGCTGCATGCCCAGCTCTTCCATGTTCCCGCCGAAGACGTGCCGGCCCGCGTGAGGGAAATGGCGCAGCGGTTCGGCCTGGATGGCATCATGGATGCGTTGCCCGGCGCCTTGCCGCTGGGCCAGCGCCAGCGGCTCAGCCTAGCCGTCGCCATGATCCACAAGCCGGAAATGCTGATCCTCGATGAACCGACGTCCGGCGTCGATCCGATCGCGCGGGACCAGTTCTGGCAGATGATGATCGACCTGTCCCGGCGCGACAAGGTGACGATCTTCATTTCCACGCACTTCATGAACGAAGCGGAGCGGTGCGACCGCATATCGCTGATGCATGCGGGCAAGGTGCTGGTCAGCGACACTCCCGCCGCCATTGTCGAGAACCGCGGCGCGGCGGACCTGGAAGAAGCGTTCATCGCCTATCTTCAGGATGCGAGCGGCGAGACGCCGACAGAAAAGAGGGACGATCCGGTTCCTGCGGGCGCGCCTGCCGCGGCCGATCAGGACATTTCGGCTGCACCGGCCCGCTCCCCATGGTTCATGCGGCGCCGGATGATGAGCTATGCCCGGCGCGAAGGGCTGGAATTGCGCCGTGATCCCATCCGCGCCACTCTGGCTCTGCTCGGCAGCGTCATCCTGATGTTCATCATGGGCTATGGCATCAGCATGGACGTGGAGGACTTGCCGTTCGCCGTGCTGGACCGCGACGGCACGACCACCAGCGAGAACTACGTCCTCAACCTGGCCGGATCGCGCTATTTCATCGAACGGCCGCCGATCACCGACTATAGCCAGTTGGACCGGCGGATGCGCTCGGGCGAACTGAGCGTGGCCCTGGAGATTCCGCCCAATTTCGCGCGCGACCTGCGCCGGGGCGTGCCGGTGCAGATCGGTGTATGGGTCGATGGCGCCATGCCGCAGCGGGCTGAGACCGTGCAAGGCTATGTCCAGGCCCTGCATGCCCACTGGCTCAGTGAAATGGCCGTGCAGGAAACAGGTGCGCGGCCATCGATGGGTCTCGTCAATATCGAGCTGCGCTATCGTTACAATCCGGACGTGAAAAGCCTTGTGGCCATCGCGCCGGCCGTGATTCCGATGATGCTGCTCTTGTTCCCGGCGATGCTGACGGCTTTGAGCGTGGTGCGGGAAAAGGAGCTGGGATCCATCGTCAATTTCTACGTGACGCCGATCAGCAAGGTGGAATTCCTGCTGGGCAAGCAGCTTCCCTATGTCGCGCTCGCCATGCTGAACTATGTCCTGCTGGTGTTCCTCGCCGTCACGATGTTCGGCGTGCCGTTGACGGGCAGTTTCCTCGCGATGACGCTGGGCGCTCTCTTCTATACGCTGTCGGCGACGGCCATCGGCCTGCTGTTCTCCATCTTCATGCGCAGCCAGATTGCCGCGATGTTCGCCACCGCCATCGGCACGATCCTGCCCGCCGTGCAGTTTTCCGGCCTGATCAACCCGGTGTCCTCGCTCGAGGGGGCGGGCGCGGTGATCGGATCGATATATCCCGCGACCTGGTTCGTCACCATCTGCCGCGGCGTCTTTTCCAAGGGGCTGGGGTTCGCCGACCTCTGGCCCGACCTTCTCGTGCTGTTCGCGACGTTTCCCGTCATCCTGGCGCTGTGTGTCGCGTTGCTGCGCAAGCAGGAGAGCTGA
- a CDS encoding efflux transporter outer membrane subunit, with product MAAMIVPSFLSGCSFAPPNVRPAQPVPQDYPAPAALGASIARIGWHDFFREEHLRALIAAALENNRDIRIAAARVDQARAAWRIEGSALYPELNAVGTGTRGRSIISLPGAGTQSYDIKQVTAQVSASWEIDFWGRLRNLNDAARNRYLATEEAKRAVATGLIAQVANGYLLEREYEERLALARRTIVTREDSLRIMRRRYEVGSGSKLEMTQAQLLLAQAQDALQALEQDRDVNRNALALLVGRPVEIVPGPLGLAETGPDIALPPGLPSDLLVNRPDIVAAEYQLRAANADIGAARAAFFPNISLTGAFGTASSDLDGLFGDGSRAWSFTPTIALPLFNAGRLSGNLDLAKARQVEAVASYEKTVQGAFRDVSDALVRRRQLALRIDTARSSLDALRERARLAGLRFDNGRSAYLEVLDAQRDLFDTEQALIQLRRAHLASGIALYAALGGGPAEVVHDSNDQGGEHR from the coding sequence ATGGCGGCGATGATCGTGCCATCTTTCCTGTCCGGCTGTTCCTTCGCGCCGCCCAATGTCCGGCCGGCCCAGCCGGTGCCGCAGGACTATCCCGCGCCAGCCGCGCTGGGCGCGTCCATCGCGCGGATCGGTTGGCATGATTTCTTCCGGGAAGAGCATCTGCGTGCGCTGATCGCGGCCGCGCTGGAGAACAACCGCGATATCCGTATCGCCGCGGCCCGCGTCGATCAGGCGCGCGCGGCCTGGCGTATCGAGGGATCGGCGCTCTATCCCGAACTCAACGCCGTCGGCACCGGCACGCGGGGTCGTTCCATCATCAGCCTGCCGGGCGCAGGCACGCAGAGCTATGACATCAAGCAGGTCACCGCGCAGGTGAGCGCGAGCTGGGAAATCGATTTCTGGGGCCGTCTGCGCAACCTGAACGACGCCGCGCGCAATCGTTATCTGGCGACGGAAGAGGCGAAGCGCGCCGTTGCCACCGGCCTGATCGCGCAGGTCGCCAATGGCTATCTGCTGGAGCGCGAATATGAGGAACGCCTCGCGCTTGCCCGGCGGACGATCGTCACGCGCGAGGACTCGCTGCGGATCATGCGTCGCCGCTATGAAGTTGGTTCAGGTTCCAAACTGGAAATGACCCAGGCGCAGTTGCTGCTGGCGCAGGCGCAGGATGCGCTGCAAGCGCTTGAGCAGGACCGCGACGTGAACCGCAACGCGCTGGCGCTGCTGGTCGGGCGGCCCGTGGAGATCGTGCCTGGGCCCCTCGGTCTTGCCGAAACCGGACCGGATATCGCCCTTCCGCCGGGCTTGCCCTCCGACCTTCTGGTCAACCGGCCTGATATCGTGGCGGCGGAATATCAATTGCGGGCGGCCAACGCCGATATCGGCGCGGCGCGGGCGGCGTTCTTTCCCAATATCAGCCTGACGGGTGCCTTCGGCACGGCGAGTTCCGATCTCGACGGGCTGTTCGGCGACGGGAGCCGCGCGTGGAGCTTCACCCCGACGATCGCCCTGCCGCTGTTCAATGCGGGCCGCCTTTCCGGCAACCTCGATCTGGCGAAAGCGCGGCAGGTCGAAGCCGTGGCCAGCTATGAAAAGACCGTGCAGGGCGCGTTTCGTGATGTTTCCGACGCGCTGGTCCGGCGCCGGCAACTGGCGTTGCGGATCGACACCGCGCGCAGCTCGCTGGACGCCTTGCGCGAACGGGCTCGGCTGGCCGGGTTGCGGTTCGACAACGGGCGTTCGGCCTATCTGGAAGTGCTGGACGCGCAACGCGACCTTTTCGACACCGAACAGGCGCTGATCCAGTTGCGCCGCGCTCATCTGGCGAGCGGCATAGCCCTCTACGCGGCGCTTGGCGGGGGTCCCGCCGAAGTCGTCCACGACAGCAACGATCAAGGCGGAGAACACAGGTGA